One Coprobacter fastidiosus genomic window, AAGAGGCTCCTGACCTTCAGGTTGTATCTCTCTATTTCCACGAATTTTGGTATGTCCTGTATGCTGTCCCGTCATTAAAGATGCCCGGGAAGGAGCACTTACAGCCGTACTTGCATAAAATTGAGTGAAACTCATTCCCTGCTGTACGAGTCTCGTCAGATTCGGAGTTGAAATCATTTGCTGCCCGTAGGCCTCTATATCGCTGTAACCCATATCGTCGCATAATAAGTAAATCACATTAGGACGGTCAGTAGTCGCAACGGCATCTTTCACTTGTGCTTTACATAAAGAAGACGGAAATAACAAACTGCCGGACAGATATAAAAAACACTTTGAATTCATCGGTATCTCTTCGTTTTATGAAATTAAAAAAATCAATATCCATCATAAAGCTTCAATGAAAAAGCAGTCAATTCTTGCGTTTTCCCCCCCAAAACCGTAAATCTGTTTCATACTGATTTTATTAATAATCTTGACCTTATTTTCAGGAACAGATTCTAACCTCCATAAAAATTTATTGCTTATATCAGCCGGACGTTCGGCACATAAATTAGAGGTACATTCGCCCGTAAGATTTTCATCATAAGCGATATAAGGGTCTGCCCGCTCCGTAGCCGTATAAGCATTTTTGATCTGATACCATACCGGATCTGCTTCGGTATTTGTTTGAGTAGCCGATAATTCGGGCTCTATGGTAGAAAAAACAGCAATAATATGCATGCTCTCATTTACCGTAAAGGTGTATGTCTGATCTCGGCTTATAATATCTTGTCCAACTTTCCACCCTTCAAAATTTGCAGAAGAAGAAGAGTGTCCGGCCTTCACCGTGACTGAAGAGCCTTTATCATACCTGCCATCTATATTAGCAACTGTCTCAATAACCGCCGTACCTAATTTCTCATCACTGGAAGAAACACTTATATAACAATCTTCTCGGTCAGTCTTATCCATAACATAAACGACAAAATCATACACACGTCCTCCAGAAACTGCAACATCCGATCCTGAAGGCCGGGACGAGTCTAATCTTACACGTATCCGGGCTTTTCCCAATTCTGCATCAGCAGGAACTTGAAAAGAAACAGTAAACCCCTTATCTCTCATACTTAAAGAGGAGTGATCTTGACTAACAAAGACACCGTCACGATCCCAATCTGTATAAATAGTAACAAATTGTCCGGAGATAGATACATTTTCCTCAATAATTAAATCGAACTGGCGCTCTTTCTCCACCAAAGTAGTAGCTTTAGAAACAATTATAAAATGTCTATCAGGTGCAGAGGTAACGGTATAGCCTAAAGGATAACGAACGGCATTTCCGGATGTAATAGCAGAAACGATATATGCACTCCCGGCCTGACCAGAAGGCATTTGATAAATCGGGTTCTTAACATTCATAGAACCCAGCCTAATCATCGTCTCAAAAGGATTATCTGTTATATACTCTTGAGCTTTCAACCCGGTAAACAGAGTACCCAGAAATAACAAAAAAAATATCAATAAGTTTTTTCCCATTTTCTTATTTTTTATTGAAAAATACCCCTTATAAAAACTCTTTTCTCTATAAGGGGTATCTTTCTAAATGAAAAAACAAACCTCAAATCTCTTTACTTTTTGATAAACTTGATCGTACAAAAACCTTTATCAGTTTCTATTTTTGCGATATAACTACCGGCTAAAAGCTCTACCAGATTTTGTGTTCCCATTCCTTCAAACACCAACGAGCCGGTAATATCATAAACTTTTACTTTTGCTTCTAACGGAACATGCAAAACCGAAGTAGAACGGTTAAAGTAAGATATCGGGGTCTTTTCATCCCGAACTCCGTCTAAATATGTAAAGGTTATCGCTATGTTTACATCTTCAGTAACCGTAATCTGATATTTGCCCCCGTTATTTAATAGATCAGAAAGGCAATCTTCATCATTAACAGTAAATGAGCCTACTTCATATCCCGGGTCAGCTATCGGTTCGATTATTATAACCGTATTCTCTGATAATTCCGTTCCGGAAATGACACTACAATCATCTCTTTCGTTTCTGACATCAAGATACCCTCCGGTTAAACTTTCCGGATAAGTTACTTTATACAAATTTTGATTATGACCCTGAACATATTCCGGCACTTGAGAAGTCGTATTCTGATAATAAGTTACCCAACTCAATTCCTGAATCGTCCCTTTCATCAAATAAGCAGCACAATCGCCTCCCGCACCTTTGTTTTGAAATTCTGTCAAACCGACATCCGAAGAACTGAATTTATAATAATACAACAAGTTTTCGGGAATTCGGGCATATCCTGCTTGAGAAGACTTGATCTGCTC contains:
- a CDS encoding GEVED domain-containing protein, which produces MGKNLLIFFLLFLGTLFTGLKAQEYITDNPFETMIRLGSMNVKNPIYQMPSGQAGSAYIVSAITSGNAVRYPLGYTVTSAPDRHFIIVSKATTLVEKERQFDLIIEENVSISGQFVTIYTDWDRDGVFVSQDHSSLSMRDKGFTVSFQVPADAELGKARIRVRLDSSRPSGSDVAVSGGRVYDFVVYVMDKTDREDCYISVSSSDEKLGTAVIETVANIDGRYDKGSSVTVKAGHSSSSANFEGWKVGQDIISRDQTYTFTVNESMHIIAVFSTIEPELSATQTNTEADPVWYQIKNAYTATERADPYIAYDENLTGECTSNLCAERPADISNKFLWRLESVPENKVKIINKISMKQIYGFGGENARIDCFFIEAL